In bacterium, the sequence TGATCTGGCGGTTGAATTGAAAGAGGCCGGCGGCGAGATCAAAAAAGAAGGGGAAATAGACCTGAGCCATCTTAAAAAAGGTATGAAAGGTGTATTTGGCTTCTCTGTAAAGACAGCCGTGGGAGGGGAGCCTATAGTTGAGACCTTCGGCAATATTAAGAAAAGCCCCCAAGGGCCTGCAGTGGAGGAAGAAAGAGAGCCTATTACCGATGTCTTTGACGAAAAAGAAGAAGTCCGGGTCTATGCTGAAATGCCAGGCGTTAAAGAAGAAGATATAAAGTTGGAACTAAAGGGGGATATCCTTGAATTTAGCGCCCACAATGGAGAGAGAAAATACTATAAAGAGCTTTTACTCCCGGCAAAGGTTGAGCCTAAGACCCTTACTTGGAGTTATAAAAACGGTATCTTAGAAGTAAAAGTAAAGAAATAGGGTAACCGTTCAGCCACAGATGCACACAGATGAAATACGGAAAATCCGTGAGCCGTGTCCGTGATTAGGGTCTGTCCTTAGGCTGTAGGGACAACCCTTGTGGTTGTCCGTCTACGGAACGGACATGGACAAGCACGGACAGGGACAAGCCCTGTCTCTGGACAGGGACAAGCCCTGTCCCTACACTTCCGCCTTCTGTCCTGTGTTATTTATCCGTGCTAATTCGTGCATACCTGAACGGTTACGAAATAGGTAACTACTAAGGTGAATAGACTGAAGGCTGAAGGCTTTTAGGCTGAAGGCTTTTAGGGACAGCCTTCAGTCTTCAGCCTTCAGTCTTCGGCCTTCAGCCTATCTATTCACCGAGACGTTATGCTTTTAACTGGTTTAAGAGAAGAGAGGTTAAAATTAATTCTATTTGGCGGAAAAGGCGGGGTAGGAAAGACGACCTGTGCTTCCAGCACAGGTCTTTATTTAGCTGAGGATTTCAAGACATTGCTTCTTTCTACGGACCCGGCCCATTCGCTCTCTGATAGCCTGGGACAGAAAATCGGCGATGAGATAAAAGAGGTGAAAGGAGTAAAGAATCTAAGCGCACTTGAGGTAAGCTCTGAGTCGGCCCTTTCAAAATTTAAGACCACCTACGAAGACCAGATAAAAAAGATCTTAGAGACCTCTACCTACTTAGATCAGGAAGATATCGATTCCCTCTTTGCCTTACCCATTCCCGGCATAGATGAGGTGATGGGATTTAAGACGATACTTGACTTAATCGAAGGGGCCGAATTTGATAAATACATCGTGGATACCGCCCCGACCGGCCACGCCTTAAGACTCTTAACCTTGCCTGAGCTTCTCGACGACTGGATTAAGGTAATGGCCAGGATGAGATGGAAATACAGGTATATGGTCACCACCTTTGGTGGTAAATATAGGCCTGACGAAGGCGATGATTTTCTCCTGGAGATGAAAAAGACGGTCAAAAGAATTGAGGGCCTGCTTCGGGATAGTCAAAGGTGTGAGTTTGTGGCGGTAACCATACCGGAGGATATGGCCATTTTAGAGACAGAAAGATTAGTGGACACCCTAAGTAAGTATGGGATAAAGGTAAGGCAATTAGTGGTAAATAATGTCTTAGAATCGAGAGATTGTGAATTTTGTAGAGAAAGAAAGGCAGCCCAGGAAAAATATATAGACCAAATAGGCAAAAGATTTGGCAACTTAAAGATAACCGTTATACCTTTACAGCCTCGAGAAGTTAAAGGCATAAAGGCCCTGGAGAGTTTTAAGAAACTGTTATTCTAAGCCTGAATGCTTCCAAGAAAGGCAACCACCATGACTTTGAAGGTAAAAGAGGCCTTACCCAAAGATGCCGGCCGGGCAATTGCCCGGATAGACCCTGAAGATATTAAGCAACTTGGCTTAGAAGTAGGTGAGATTATAGAGATTGAGGGCAAAAGAAAGACACCGGCTAAAGTAATGCCCTGTTATGTTGAAGATAGAGGGAAAAAGATTATTCAGATAGATGGAATATCCAGGGAAAATGCCCAGATTGGATTGGATGAGAAGGCAAAGATCAGCCAAATCGACTATAAACCCGCCGGTAAAATCAGCCTCTCCCCTTTGACGGTATCAAGTCTGCTTCAAAGAGACAAAGATACTAAATATATCGGCTCACTGATAGAAGGACTCCCGGTTACTTGTGGTGATAGGGTCAGAGTGACTCTCTTTGGGTCACGGTTCTGCGATTTTAAGGTGGCCGATACTATCCCTGAGGGCGTGGTCTTGATAACCCCAACCACTTTAATAAAGATGGAAACAAAAAAGGGGGTGGGGGAAGGAAAGGCGGCCAGGGTTTCATACGAAGATATTGGCGGACTTGATCCGCAAATTCAAAGAATTAGAGAGATGATAGAACTCCCTTTAAGATATCCTCAAGTATTCGAGAGATTAGGGATTGATCCTCCCAAAGGCGTTCTTCTCCATGGCCCCCCGGGAACAGGCAAGACCTTAATTGCCCGGGCCGTGGCTAATGAAACCGATGCCTATTTCACTCATATCTCAGGCCCTGAGATTATGGGCAAGTTCTATGGAGAAAGTGAAGGGCGCTTGCGGAGTGTATTTGAGGATGCCCAAAGACACGCCCCGGCCATAATCTTTATCGATGAGGTAGATGCTATTGCCCCTAAAAGAGAAGAGATGGGTGGCGAAAAGCAGGTTGAACGCCGAGTAGTGGCCCAGCTTTTAGCCTTGATGGATGGCCTGAAGTCGCGGGGTCAGGTAATTGTTGTGGCGGCGACCAATATTCCCAATACGGTTGATCCGGCCTTGCGTAGGCCCGGACGATTTGATAGAGAGATATCCATTCCCATTCCTGATAAGAATGGAAGATTAGAAATTTTACAGATTTATACCAGAGGTATGCCCCTGGCAGATGATGTCGGTTTAGAAAAGCTGGCTGAGATTACCCATGGATTTGTGGGGGCGGATTTAGAGGCCTTAGCCAGAGAAGCAGCTATGTCGGCCTTAAGAAAGATCTTGCCAAAAATAGACTTCGAGATGGCCGATATCCCCTATGAGACATTACTTGAATTAGAAGTGACCATGGATAATTTTCTGGAGGCGATGAAAGAGGTTGAACCGTCTGCCATTAGAGAGGTGTTTGTTGAGGTGCCGGATGTAAAGTGGACCGAGGTGGGCGGTCTGGAAGATATTAAGCAAGAACTAAAAGAAGCGGTGGAATGGCCGCTTAAATATTCAGGTGTCTTTAAAAAGGCCGATACGAATCCGCCTAAAGGGATTTTACTTTATGGGGCACCTGGGACAGGAAAGACCTTATTAGCCAAGGCAGTGGCTTGCGAGAGCAAGGTTAATTTTATCTCTGTCAAAGGCCCGGCTCTTATATCCAAGTATATAGGAGAAAGCGAGCGGGCCATCCGCCAGATCTTTAAGAAGGCAAAGCAGGCCTCCCCGACCATCTTATTCTTTGATGAAATGGATGCGGTGGTGCCCAAAAGAAATTCCGCCGGCACAGACGCCCATGTGACAGAACGAGTAATAAGCCAATTTTTAACGGAGATGGATGGGATTGAGGAACTTAAGGGGGTGGTGGTCTTAGCCGCTACTAATAGATTAGATTTAATTGACCCGGCCCTCCTGCGTAGCGGCAGATTTGATCTTCTGCTGGAGCTGCCTTTGCCGGATGAAAAAACCAGAAAAGAAATATTCAGGATCCATACTAAAAACAAGCCACTGGCCAGGGATGTAGATTTAAAACAGTTGGCTAAAGAGACCGAAGAAATGGTAGGTTCTGATATTGAATTTATCTGCCGTAAGGCGGCTATGTTGGCCATAAGAGAGTATATCAATCAGAAGCCGGAAGTTAGCGACTCGCCAGCGGGGACCCCGAAGTCAGAATTTAGGATAGCCCAGCGGCATTTTGAGGCGGCCCTGAAATTGATATCCGCTCAAAGCAAACAGGTGAATAGACTGAAGGCTGAAGGCTGAAGGTGGAGGGCTTTTAGGGACAGCCTTCAGTCTTCAACCTTCAGCCTATCCAAAGAGGGGATGGCTATGAATAAAACAGAAAAATATATTTACGGGATAATAAATTCTAATGAAGAAAAATCTTTTACTCCTGAGGGTATAACTACCGGCGAAAAGGTGTACACCATTCCTGGCCAGGATATCTCAGCCGTAGTAAGCGACTCTCAAATTGTCGATTATGATTATATGACTAAAGACGCCTTAGCCAGGCACCTTATTAAACATCAGCAGGTAATCGAAGGAATAATGCCCGAATATACCATCATCCCAATGAAATTAGGGACGTTTGCCTCAGATAAAAACCAGGTCAAAGATATCTTAAGTAAGGGAGGCAGAGTAATCCAGGATGTCTTCGCTAAGATTAGCCACAAGATAGAAATTGATCTCACGGCTACCTGGAGCGATTTTAATGCTGTCTTAAAAGAGGTTGGAGAAGAAAAAGAAATCAAGGAATTCAAAGAAAGGCTCCTTACTAATCCTAAAGAGATAACTGTAGAGAACCAGATGAAAGTAGGGGCCATGGTTAAGAAGGCCCTGGATGAAAAAAGAGAAAAATATGCTGAGCTGATCCAAAATGCCCTGAAGACCCTTAGCCAGGACCTCAAAACACATGAGTTAATGGATGATAAGATGATTATTAATACCGCCTTTCTAATAGATAAAGACAAACAAAAGGATTTTGATTTAAAAATAGAAGAGCTGGATATTAAATTTGCTGAGAAGTTAAATTTTAGATGCGTTGGCCCACTTCCCCCTTATAGCTTTTACACGCTTGAGGTAAAGAAGATGGAATGGGAAGAGATAGAGTGGGCAAGAGAGAGACTGGGGCTTTTAAATGATGTTACCACCAAAGATGAAATTAAAAGGACTTATCAGCGATTGGCCTTTTCTTTTCACCCGGATAAAAACCCGGATGTCCCCGATATAGGAGAAGAATTTGATGAGATAACCACGGCCTACCACATACTGGTTGATTATGGCCAGGCCTTAGAACAGGCCGGCCAAAAAGAGAGGCGTTTTTTCAAAGAGGAAGAATTTGAAGAGAAGGCAATATTATTAGTTAAGGTGAGGGAGTGATATGGGCAAGGAAGGGAAATATATCTATTGTATTGTCGGGACTAATCAAGAAAGAAACTTTGGACCTATCGGGATAGGCGGGAGGGGCGATGAGGTCTTAACTATAGGCTACGATGACCTGAGCATGGTAGTAAGCAATCATCCTATGACTAAATTTGTTGTAAGTCGCGAGAATATGCTGGCTCATGAGGAGGTGATTGAAGAAGTGATGAAAGAATTTGACAGCGTGCTCCCGGTCAGGTTTGGCACTATTGCCTCTAATGCCGATGAGATAAGAAATCTTTTAGATAGAAGATACAGAGAATTTAAGACTGCCTTGAGAGATATGGACCACCTGATAGAATTAGGCGTTAAAGGAATATGGAAGAATATGGATGTAATTTTTAAAGAGATTGTAGAGGAAAACGAAGAGATCAAGAAGGCTAAAGGAAATGTCCCCAAAGAGCTAGCTAAGGAGAACCTCCAAGCTAAAATGAAGGTTGGGAAAATGGTTGAAAAGGCCCTCCAAGAAAAAAAAGAGAAAGAGCAAGATATGATAGTAGAGGCCTTGAGAAGGATGGCTGTTAATTATAAGCTCAACAAGGCCGTTAATGATGAGATGTTTATGAATACCGCCTTCCTGGTGGATAAGGGCCGGGAAAAAGAGTTCGATAATATTATGGATGATTTAAGTGAAGAATATAAGGATAGAATAAAGTTTATGTACGCCGGGCCGTTGCCAATATTTAACTTTGTTAACATTGTCATTTACCCTGAGGAGTGGGAGAAATAGGAGCGACCTGTGCGGTTAGCGGGGACATATCCTTAGCTTCGGGGGAGATAGCCTCGATTTCTAACCGCATAGGTCGGAGAAGAGATAAAGTGGCGGTGAAAGAAGGCAAATATATCTACTGTATAATTGAGTCCAGCCAGTCTCAATCTTTTGGTCGATTGGGGATTGGTGGTCGGGGTGATGAATTGCATACCATCTGCTTTGACGATATAGCCGCTGTAGTAAGCAATTCTCCCATAGTGAAGTATTCAGTATCAAGGGAAAATATGGTGGCTCATGAAAGGGCAGTTGAGGAAGTAATGAAGGAGCATGTGGTTTTGCCGGTTCGGTTTGGCACCATTGCCGGGGATGAAGAGAAGGTTGGAAGGATATTAGAAAAGGAGTATCATAGATTCAAGGAGTTGCTAAATAAGATTAAAGGCAAAAAAGAACTTGGGCTAAAGGCAGTATTTAAGGAGGATGTGATTTATAAAGATATTTTAGAAAGATACGAGGATATAAGGTTATTAAAGGAAAAGATTGCCAGCCTCCCCCCAGAGAAGACATATTATCAACGAATGGAGATAGGGAAGATGGTTGAGGCGGCCTTAGGAGAAGAGAAAGAGATTTATCACCAGGAAATATTAGATGCCTTATCACCTTTGGCCGAAGATGTGAAGGTCAATAATGTCTATGGTGAACGGATGATTATCAACGCCGCTTTTTTGGTGAAAAAAGATAAAGAAGCAGAGTTTGACCGGGAGATAAATGAACTTGATACCAAATATGCTGCTAAAATAAAATTTAAGTATGTAGGCACCCTGCCACCATTTAATTTCGTTAATCTGGTAATCAAGACTGAGGAATACTGATGTTTTTAATTGATGATATATTACTGTCACCATTAAAAGGCCTGATCTGGCTGGGAAAGAAGATCAATGAGGTGGTAGGAAAGGAGGCCTCCGATGAGGGACTAATAAAAGAGAAGCTTATGGAATTGCAATTGCGGTTTGAGTTGGATGAGATAAGAGAAGAGGAATATAACCAGCAAGAGAAAGAACTCTTAGAGCGTTTA encodes:
- a CDS encoding ArsA family ATPase, translating into MLLTGLREERLKLILFGGKGGVGKTTCASSTGLYLAEDFKTLLLSTDPAHSLSDSLGQKIGDEIKEVKGVKNLSALEVSSESALSKFKTTYEDQIKKILETSTYLDQEDIDSLFALPIPGIDEVMGFKTILDLIEGAEFDKYIVDTAPTGHALRLLTLPELLDDWIKVMARMRWKYRYMVTTFGGKYRPDEGDDFLLEMKKTVKRIEGLLRDSQRCEFVAVTIPEDMAILETERLVDTLSKYGIKVRQLVVNNVLESRDCEFCRERKAAQEKYIDQIGKRFGNLKITVIPLQPREVKGIKALESFKKLLF
- the hsp20 gene encoding archaeal heat shock protein Hsp20 — encoded protein: MAKEKKGKDEKAGLDMDLGLGKFSFSGLLKGIEKLIDLAVELKEAGGEIKKEGEIDLSHLKKGMKGVFGFSVKTAVGGEPIVETFGNIKKSPQGPAVEEEREPITDVFDEKEEVRVYAEMPGVKEEDIKLELKGDILEFSAHNGERKYYKELLLPAKVEPKTLTWSYKNGILEVKVKK
- a CDS encoding gas vesicle protein GvpG; this translates as MFLIDDILLSPLKGLIWLGKKINEVVGKEASDEGLIKEKLMELQLRFELDEIREEEYNQQEKELLERLDAIRKAKEEVV
- a CDS encoding GvpL/GvpF family gas vesicle protein, which encodes MGKEGKYIYCIVGTNQERNFGPIGIGGRGDEVLTIGYDDLSMVVSNHPMTKFVVSRENMLAHEEVIEEVMKEFDSVLPVRFGTIASNADEIRNLLDRRYREFKTALRDMDHLIELGVKGIWKNMDVIFKEIVEENEEIKKAKGNVPKELAKENLQAKMKVGKMVEKALQEKKEKEQDMIVEALRRMAVNYKLNKAVNDEMFMNTAFLVDKGREKEFDNIMDDLSEEYKDRIKFMYAGPLPIFNFVNIVIYPEEWEK
- a CDS encoding GvpL/GvpF family gas vesicle protein, translating into MNKTEKYIYGIINSNEEKSFTPEGITTGEKVYTIPGQDISAVVSDSQIVDYDYMTKDALARHLIKHQQVIEGIMPEYTIIPMKLGTFASDKNQVKDILSKGGRVIQDVFAKISHKIEIDLTATWSDFNAVLKEVGEEKEIKEFKERLLTNPKEITVENQMKVGAMVKKALDEKREKYAELIQNALKTLSQDLKTHELMDDKMIINTAFLIDKDKQKDFDLKIEELDIKFAEKLNFRCVGPLPPYSFYTLEVKKMEWEEIEWARERLGLLNDVTTKDEIKRTYQRLAFSFHPDKNPDVPDIGEEFDEITTAYHILVDYGQALEQAGQKERRFFKEEEFEEKAILLVKVRE
- a CDS encoding CDC48 family AAA ATPase; protein product: MLPRKATTMTLKVKEALPKDAGRAIARIDPEDIKQLGLEVGEIIEIEGKRKTPAKVMPCYVEDRGKKIIQIDGISRENAQIGLDEKAKISQIDYKPAGKISLSPLTVSSLLQRDKDTKYIGSLIEGLPVTCGDRVRVTLFGSRFCDFKVADTIPEGVVLITPTTLIKMETKKGVGEGKAARVSYEDIGGLDPQIQRIREMIELPLRYPQVFERLGIDPPKGVLLHGPPGTGKTLIARAVANETDAYFTHISGPEIMGKFYGESEGRLRSVFEDAQRHAPAIIFIDEVDAIAPKREEMGGEKQVERRVVAQLLALMDGLKSRGQVIVVAATNIPNTVDPALRRPGRFDREISIPIPDKNGRLEILQIYTRGMPLADDVGLEKLAEITHGFVGADLEALAREAAMSALRKILPKIDFEMADIPYETLLELEVTMDNFLEAMKEVEPSAIREVFVEVPDVKWTEVGGLEDIKQELKEAVEWPLKYSGVFKKADTNPPKGILLYGAPGTGKTLLAKAVACESKVNFISVKGPALISKYIGESERAIRQIFKKAKQASPTILFFDEMDAVVPKRNSAGTDAHVTERVISQFLTEMDGIEELKGVVVLAATNRLDLIDPALLRSGRFDLLLELPLPDEKTRKEIFRIHTKNKPLARDVDLKQLAKETEEMVGSDIEFICRKAAMLAIREYINQKPEVSDSPAGTPKSEFRIAQRHFEAALKLISAQSKQVNRLKAEG
- a CDS encoding GvpL/GvpF family gas vesicle protein; the encoded protein is MKEGKYIYCIIESSQSQSFGRLGIGGRGDELHTICFDDIAAVVSNSPIVKYSVSRENMVAHERAVEEVMKEHVVLPVRFGTIAGDEEKVGRILEKEYHRFKELLNKIKGKKELGLKAVFKEDVIYKDILERYEDIRLLKEKIASLPPEKTYYQRMEIGKMVEAALGEEKEIYHQEILDALSPLAEDVKVNNVYGERMIINAAFLVKKDKEAEFDREINELDTKYAAKIKFKYVGTLPPFNFVNLVIKTEEY